Below is a genomic region from Candidatus Cloacimonas sp..
TTTCACTGACATTATTATCCAAAACTTTCCCTGAAGTGCTGAACATACGAATAGAGGATGGATCAATATCTCCCAGAGGAAGATTGTTTAAATCAGCATAATTAATGCGATAAATTCCGTTTCTACTTGTCTCAATCCTAACCCACCAATCACTTAAATTAAAGGGAGCATAATTTATTACGGGGCGTTGATTGTGACGCCAGTTGCGAGTTTGCTGTTCATTTAGGAGCTGAGCTAAAAAGATGTCCGCTGGCTTATCTGAGGTCTCTATACTACGATATTTCGTTTGTCCTGATATATTTATTCTAATGCTTGCCCGGGTAGTTATGATCAGGTTTTTATTGCCGTCGTAAGCAAAAGGGCTTATTCTAACCGGAACAAAACCAAAACCACGAAAGTTGGAAGCCGGAAGTTTAGTTAAAAAATCAGCGCTGCGGGTTTGATATTTACTTTGCACAATTTTATAGTCATAACTGCTGATTCCGTTAAGCATCTTAATTTCTGGTACAGGTAACAGAAGCGAAGGTAGAATAGTAGTTGTTGTATTGCTGCTAAGAACTGAACAAGTTATATCTCCTGAGGGAGGAATGCCAATTTTGAATTCGTCAAAAGGTATTAAAGGCGCTCCCTGAATATTACTATAGTTCATATTATCAGCGTTGAGACGACTGAACTCACCTTCGGAAGTAATTTCAAATGGTTCAATCTCATATTCCAACAGTAGTTCTGTTTCGCTTTTGCTGAGGATGGATACTTTTGCGCTTAAACAAGCAAAAGCTAACATCAGGAAAGCACATAAGATATTTCGACGCATTATTTCTCTCCGGGTTTGATGAGGTGCTCCAATAGATAAATCAGCAAGTAAAAAACAGCCATAAATATAAATATACCGAGCATTCCCTCAAGTAAAATTCCCAGGGCTAATTTCACATTTTCCAATGTCGTTGCTAAAATAAGCAGCATTTTTTCCTCTTCTTCAGATATGGTAGTTACGGTTATTGATAATCATTAAGGCACGGTAGATCTGTTCATAAAAAACAATCCGTGCCAGGCGATGCGTAAAAGTAAAACTGGATAAAGCTATAACACTGTTTGCCCGTTTGAAAACGGTCTCATCCACTCCAAATACGCCACCTATTACAAAAACAATATTCTTATCCGATAAATTAATCAAAAAATCGGCAAAAGCAAGTGAGGTCTTCTGTTCTCCTTTTTCATCCAAAAGGATTACATAATCGTCTGGCTTTAATGCTTTTAAGATTGTGATGGCTTCTTTTGCTTTTACAATGTCGGCACTGCCTGAGTTTTTAATGCTTTCATCGGCCAATTCTATTACCTGAAATTTAGCAAAAGCGGATATTCTCCTTTGGTATTCTGCGATACCTTCTTGAAGCCATTTATCTTTGGTTTTACCGATTTGGATAAGGGATATTTTCACTTATTTAGGACATTGTAGCCAAGGCAAGAGCCATACACAACATTTTGGTTTCGCCGCTATCAGCTCTGGAAGGTATTAAAATTGGAACTTTGGTTCCCATTGTTACATGGGCGATTCGATAATGACAATAGTAAGTTAACATTTTTCCATGCACATTGCCTGTTTCTATATTAGGAAAAACCAAAATGTCCGCAGCGCCTGCAACTTCGGAAGTGATGCCTTTTATGCGAGCTGCTTCTTTATCCACGGCATTGTCAAAAGCCAAAGGACCTTCAATTTTGCAGCCGGTAATCTGTCCGCGTTCATTCATTTTAGCTATTAAGGCAGCATCCATCGTTGCCGGCATTTTGGGATTAACTGTTTCAATGGCACAGATCATAGCTACTTTAGGATTGGGATTTCCCAAAGCGTGAGCTACTTGAACGGCATTTTTAACCATAGCGATTTTTTCGTTCAATTCGGGTAGAATATTGATGCCCCCATCGGTTTGAATTTTCAATCCTTCCGGATGCTCGTAAACGAAAACATCGGATATAACATCACTGACTTTTAATCCCTTTTCTTTATCGAGAGCAGCTTTCAGAATTACGGAGGATTCCATTTTACCTTTTAGTATTAGATCGCCTTTTCCTTCTTTGGCTATAGCTACTGCGGTTTCAGCCGCTTTTTTTAGATCGGCACCGGTGTCAATAATTTCAAAACTCTCAACCAATTCCGGCGCTTTTTGTTGTAATATGCTTATTATTTCTTGTTTATGACCCACCAGGATACTATCACATAGACCATCTTTTTTAGCTAAAACAGCTGCCTCAATGGCAGATTCTGTGTGGGCGCCGGCAATAATGGCAGTGCCTTTTCGATTCTGTTTTACATAAATGAGCATTTCATCAAAATTATGAAACATACTTCACTCCTTATTTATTATTCAGATGAAAAAAGTAGATTGTGCCTTCAGACATTATAAGCGTTTAGTAGTGATATTTATCCAGAAACCTATCCACAAATTCATCTTCTTCTGGTTTTATTTCCCGCATTATCTTTTTTAATGCTTCTTTTTGAATTTGGCGAACTCTTTCTCTGGACAAACCCATTGATTCTGCGATTTGAGCAAAATTACGGGATTCGTGTGATTCGTTTAAACCAAAATAACTTCTAATTACATCCGCTTCTCGCTGATCCAGTTTATCGATTGCCTTTTGGATTCTTTGCTGCATTCTTTCCTGGTAATATAAACTTTGCG
It encodes:
- a CDS encoding 23S rRNA (pseudouridine(1915)-N(3))-methyltransferase RlmH, whose protein sequence is MKISLIQIGKTKDKWLQEGIAEYQRRISAFAKFQVIELADESIKNSGSADIVKAKEAITILKALKPDDYVILLDEKGEQKTSLAFADFLINLSDKNIVFVIGGVFGVDETVFKRANSVIALSSFTFTHRLARIVFYEQIYRALMIINNRNYHI
- a CDS encoding bifunctional enoyl-CoA hydratase/phosphate acetyltransferase; protein product: MFHNFDEMLIYVKQNRKGTAIIAGAHTESAIEAAVLAKKDGLCDSILVGHKQEIISILQQKAPELVESFEIIDTGADLKKAAETAVAIAKEGKGDLILKGKMESSVILKAALDKEKGLKVSDVISDVFVYEHPEGLKIQTDGGINILPELNEKIAMVKNAVQVAHALGNPNPKVAMICAIETVNPKMPATMDAALIAKMNERGQITGCKIEGPLAFDNAVDKEAARIKGITSEVAGAADILVFPNIETGNVHGKMLTYYCHYRIAHVTMGTKVPILIPSRADSGETKMLCMALALATMS